One window of the Streptomyces sp. TS71-3 genome contains the following:
- a CDS encoding GNAT family N-acetyltransferase, which yields MRIRAVHLDELPVLQDIERAAGQCFRDVSMTEIAEDEPLPLGELARYHRAGLAWIVADEADAPVAYLIADRVDGNLHIEQVSVHPDSAHRGLGRSLLDHLAAHATSEGVPALTLTTFAQVPWNAPYYARCGFQLMDDSSLAPGLRKIREREAVHGLDRWPRVCMRRAL from the coding sequence ATGCGCATCCGAGCCGTGCACCTGGACGAACTGCCCGTTCTCCAGGACATCGAGAGGGCCGCCGGGCAGTGCTTCCGGGACGTCAGCATGACGGAGATCGCCGAAGACGAGCCGCTCCCACTCGGTGAGCTCGCCCGCTACCACCGCGCCGGGCTGGCCTGGATCGTGGCCGACGAGGCTGACGCCCCGGTCGCCTACCTGATCGCCGACCGCGTCGACGGCAACCTCCACATCGAGCAGGTCTCAGTGCACCCGGACAGCGCGCACCGCGGTCTGGGCCGGTCGCTACTGGACCATCTGGCAGCACACGCCACGAGCGAAGGTGTGCCCGCCCTCACTCTCACCACGTTCGCCCAGGTCCCATGGAACGCGCCCTACTACGCACGGTGTGGTTTTCAGCTCATGGACGACAGCAGTCTCGCTCCCGGTCTGAGGAAGATCCGCGAGCGCGAAGCGGTGCATGGCCTGGACCGGTGGCCGCGGGTCTGCATGCGCCGGGCGCTGTGA
- a CDS encoding Type 1 glutamine amidotransferase-like domain-containing protein, giving the protein MELLLSSYVLDGVRRPTVLPPPVTGRAGVILNALDQYGSSRNRDFSREDRTLASWGYQCEELDLRDYFSAPATLSTRLATLDMVWALGGNAFVLARAMNACGFGPALRQRTSTAQFTYGGYSAGACVAGPDLRGIHLMDDPGVLPAGYPPESQPIGLGLVPFRIVPHWRSDHQEAPAAERAAAWLARTGLEHRCLRDGQVVTVDGTVMTML; this is encoded by the coding sequence TTGGAACTGTTGCTCAGTTCCTATGTGCTCGACGGTGTAAGGCGCCCCACGGTGCTGCCACCACCTGTCACCGGTCGGGCAGGCGTCATCTTGAACGCACTCGATCAGTACGGCAGCTCGCGGAATCGTGATTTCAGCCGTGAGGACAGGACCCTGGCGTCGTGGGGGTATCAGTGCGAAGAGCTCGATCTTCGAGACTACTTTTCAGCCCCCGCCACTCTGAGCACTCGGCTGGCCACCCTCGACATGGTCTGGGCCCTCGGCGGCAACGCATTCGTACTCGCCCGCGCCATGAACGCCTGTGGCTTCGGGCCCGCTCTTCGACAACGCACGAGCACAGCGCAATTCACCTACGGCGGCTACTCGGCAGGAGCTTGTGTGGCCGGGCCCGATCTCCGGGGCATCCATCTGATGGATGACCCTGGAGTCCTCCCCGCAGGCTACCCCCCGGAGTCACAGCCTATCGGCCTCGGTCTTGTGCCTTTCCGCATCGTGCCGCACTGGCGATCCGATCACCAGGAGGCTCCGGCGGCAGAGCGGGCCGCAGCATGGCTCGCACGTACCGGCCTGGAACACCGCTGTCTTCGGGATGGCCAAGTCGTGACTGTCGACGGCACCGTCATGACCATGCTTTGA
- a CDS encoding bacteriocin fulvocin C-related protein gives MTEWILAFDTDCRFCEEVVNRVRVSVDGTLTTAGLTEPRIRGLRARALREGAEWAPTLLAVDGDQVRAWTGTALSLRLARLLGPSDSLRVVRALGDLDVLRSPGRRGILKAVPGLALGTFLITGGLAASPAQALTRAKGSKASRWVKANLDRLPSGYSEFASYPADCRRAVYGALSASVRSDLWVAHFANYRKTHPGLSAEQSAVLDDAMRLAPQIIAGRQQRTAVEGLETAAVAAFGESGARAILMTLGPADTQSAARSDQSIQVLDCNSQCGTGASCDTVCYGEPYCNWTAYGCGPLWLGPRSGYCIS, from the coding sequence GTGACCGAGTGGATATTGGCATTCGACACCGACTGCCGATTCTGTGAAGAAGTAGTGAATCGGGTTCGCGTGTCCGTCGACGGCACGTTGACCACCGCGGGCCTCACGGAACCCCGTATTCGAGGCCTGCGTGCGCGTGCCCTGAGGGAAGGGGCCGAGTGGGCCCCGACCCTGTTGGCGGTCGACGGCGACCAGGTGCGGGCCTGGACCGGGACCGCGCTGTCCCTCCGCCTGGCGCGGCTGTTGGGCCCATCGGACTCACTGCGGGTGGTGCGTGCGCTCGGCGACCTCGATGTGCTGCGGTCCCCGGGCCGCCGCGGAATCCTCAAGGCCGTGCCGGGGCTGGCCCTGGGAACGTTTCTGATCACCGGTGGCCTGGCAGCCTCACCCGCGCAGGCCCTGACCCGCGCCAAGGGCAGTAAGGCGTCGCGATGGGTGAAGGCCAATCTCGACCGGTTGCCCTCCGGCTACTCCGAGTTCGCCTCCTACCCCGCGGACTGTCGGCGCGCCGTTTACGGCGCGCTGTCCGCTTCGGTCCGAAGTGATCTGTGGGTGGCGCACTTCGCGAACTACCGGAAGACGCATCCCGGCCTGTCGGCCGAGCAGTCCGCCGTCCTGGACGACGCGATGCGGCTGGCACCGCAGATCATCGCGGGGCGCCAGCAGCGAACAGCCGTCGAAGGGCTGGAGACAGCGGCCGTGGCGGCGTTCGGCGAGAGCGGGGCGCGCGCGATTCTCATGACGCTGGGCCCTGCCGACACGCAGAGCGCGGCTCGGAGCGATCAGAGCATCCAGGTCCTCGACTGCAATTCCCAGTGCGGAACAGGCGCAAGCTGCGACACCGTGTGCTACGGCGAACCGTATTGCAACTGGACCGCCTACGGCTGCGGCCCACTGTGGCTGGGACCGCGCAGCGGGTATTGCATCTCCTGA